In one window of Miscanthus floridulus cultivar M001 chromosome 12, ASM1932011v1, whole genome shotgun sequence DNA:
- the LOC136496089 gene encoding uncharacterized protein codes for MDGGSGLNILYANTLELLELDQSRLRGGSAPFHGVVPGKRTRPLGRIDLPVCFGTPSNYRKEALTFEVPDAKRRAGAFEPAEAVKLVPVDPAVPDGRGLKISATLDSK; via the exons atggacggaggcagcggcctcaacatcctctacgccaacactctggagctcctggagctcgaccaatcaCGGCTTCGGggtggttccgcgcccttccacggcgtcgtgccagggaagcgcacacgacccctcggacgcatcgacttacccgtctgctttggcaccccaTCGAACTACCGTAAGGaagccctcaccttcgag gttcccgacgccaagcggcgcgccggggccttcgagcccgcggaggctgtcaagctcgtccccgtcgaCCCCGCCGTCCCtgacggccgaggactgaagatcagcgccaccctcgacagcaaatag